A single genomic interval of Mucilaginibacter boryungensis harbors:
- a CDS encoding sodium:solute symporter family protein, which translates to MARIDYIVLVAYFLMLVVIGFIGYMKIKSSADFYTAGGKLPWWLSGVSHHVSGYSGAVFVAYAGVAYTHGFTLYIWWALGIALSMILTTFYIAPRWARLRSKRSIQSPTEYLAARYNLPTQQVMAWFGVVIKVFDVGAKWAAIGVLLHAFTGISFVGGIAIAGTVTLVYITLGGLWADVWNDFASFFIQLVAGCTMFVMILIQLGDGVHGIFSMWDRLPPEHSHIFNDPYTPLFVCAIMVIYFFSYGGGTWHLATRFMSASSGTEARKAAVLSTLLYLIWPLILFFPMFAAPIFIKNLAEPTQSYSLMAMKFLPPGLVGLLLASMFANTLSMTSADANTISAVITRDILPFLFKRLTQFNAKKMLMVARITTLIFILITIVVAIRSQSFGGVLGLIIAWFSALIGPISIPMILGLLPAFKRCGSVAALASIFGGLLAFVYLKLFMHATLGMEVATPIFTSLILYVVVGLSFGKKANPEVEEMLTSLNNDN; encoded by the coding sequence ATGGCACGGATAGATTATATCGTATTAGTGGCATATTTCCTTATGTTGGTAGTTATTGGGTTTATAGGCTATATGAAGATTAAGTCTTCGGCCGATTTCTATACCGCCGGGGGTAAACTTCCCTGGTGGCTGTCGGGCGTATCGCATCACGTTTCGGGTTATAGTGGGGCGGTGTTTGTGGCCTACGCCGGGGTGGCCTATACACATGGCTTCACTTTATATATATGGTGGGCTTTGGGTATAGCACTTTCCATGATACTAACTACCTTTTACATTGCCCCCCGCTGGGCCAGGCTTAGGTCAAAAAGATCAATACAATCCCCTACCGAATATTTGGCAGCCCGTTATAATTTACCCACCCAACAGGTAATGGCTTGGTTTGGCGTAGTTATAAAAGTATTTGATGTAGGCGCTAAATGGGCTGCTATAGGTGTATTACTGCATGCTTTTACCGGCATTTCATTTGTAGGTGGTATTGCTATAGCCGGCACAGTTACGCTGGTTTATATAACCTTGGGTGGCCTGTGGGCCGATGTTTGGAATGATTTTGCTTCGTTTTTTATTCAGTTGGTTGCGGGGTGTACTATGTTTGTAATGATCCTTATCCAATTAGGCGATGGTGTACACGGCATATTCTCTATGTGGGACCGGCTTCCGCCTGAACATTCGCATATTTTTAACGATCCATATACCCCGCTTTTTGTTTGCGCTATTATGGTCATCTATTTTTTCAGTTATGGCGGCGGCACGTGGCATTTGGCTACACGTTTTATGTCAGCATCGTCAGGGACAGAAGCGCGTAAAGCAGCCGTTCTGTCAACACTTTTATATCTGATATGGCCACTCATTCTATTCTTCCCGATGTTTGCGGCGCCTATTTTTATAAAAAACCTGGCCGAGCCTACTCAATCATACTCGTTAATGGCAATGAAATTTCTGCCACCGGGTTTAGTTGGTTTGCTTTTAGCATCTATGTTTGCCAACACCTTGTCAATGACATCGGCTGATGCCAACACCATTTCAGCCGTAATAACCAGGGATATTTTACCCTTCCTCTTTAAAAGGCTCACACAGTTTAATGCTAAAAAAATGTTAATGGTGGCACGCATCACTACATTAATATTTATCCTGATCACTATCGTAGTAGCCATCCGTTCGCAATCTTTTGGTGGTGTATTAGGATTAATTATTGCCTGGTTTTCAGCATTAATAGGCCCTATTTCCATCCCAATGATACTGGGTTTACTACCGGCCTTTAAGCGTTGCGGCAGCGTGGCTGCATTAGCATCTATTTTCGGGGGGCTGCTTGCATTTGTTTATTTGAAACTGTTTATGCATGCCACGCTGGGGATGGAAGTAGCCACGCCAATATTTACATCGTTAATACTGTATGTAGTTGTAGGTTTATCATTTGGCAAAAAAGCCAACCCCGAAGTTGAAGAAATGCTTACATCATTAAACAATGATAATTAG
- a CDS encoding Gfo/Idh/MocA family protein, translating to MISSQFNFAIVGTGAIAGIHATAIAAIEHANLIGVYNRSENKAKAFAAQYNCAAYHSLDELLQVKNLDIVCICTPSGAHLEPALKVIEAGKHCLIEKPIEVTLEKTDKLINAAKAKGVLLAVVYPTRFYDVSKAVKKAIEANRFGNMVLGSAYVKWSRTEAYYASAEWRGTWELDGGGALMNQAIHSVDMLQWCMGPIESVQAFTANTRHKNIEVEDTAVAVLKFSSGALGTIECTTAAYPGILKRLEIMGTTGTITLEDNDVVKWHFESEADEDKYIREQFSTNGSAKGGASDPLSISYLGHQRQMEDMIHAINTGSKPLIDGEEARKSVKIVLAIYESARTGKLITL from the coding sequence ATAGGTGTATATAACAGATCGGAAAACAAAGCAAAGGCATTTGCCGCACAGTATAATTGTGCAGCATATCATTCTTTAGATGAATTACTTCAAGTAAAAAATTTAGATATTGTGTGTATTTGCACACCATCGGGTGCGCATTTAGAGCCAGCGCTTAAAGTTATTGAAGCCGGCAAGCACTGCCTGATTGAAAAACCAATTGAAGTAACGTTAGAAAAAACTGATAAACTAATTAATGCAGCAAAAGCCAAGGGCGTTTTGCTGGCCGTAGTATACCCTACCCGCTTTTATGATGTAAGTAAAGCAGTAAAAAAGGCCATTGAAGCCAACAGGTTTGGTAATATGGTATTGGGCAGCGCTTATGTTAAATGGAGCCGTACCGAAGCCTATTACGCTTCAGCCGAATGGCGCGGCACATGGGAATTGGATGGCGGAGGGGCGTTAATGAACCAAGCCATACATTCAGTAGATATGCTGCAATGGTGTATGGGACCTATAGAATCGGTACAGGCATTTACTGCAAATACCAGGCACAAAAACATTGAAGTAGAAGATACCGCTGTTGCTGTGCTAAAATTTTCCAGTGGGGCGCTGGGTACAATTGAATGTACAACAGCGGCCTATCCCGGGATATTAAAACGCCTGGAAATAATGGGCACAACGGGCACGATAACACTTGAAGATAATGATGTGGTAAAGTGGCATTTTGAAAGCGAGGCCGATGAGGATAAATACATAAGAGAACAGTTTTCAACAAATGGCAGCGCTAAAGGCGGCGCGTCCGATCCACTTTCAATCAGTTACTTGGGTCACCAACGACAAATGGAAGATATGATACATGCTATTAATACCGGAAGCAAGCCATTAATTGATGGCGAGGAGGCCAGGAAATCGGTAAAAATAGTACTGGCCATATATGAAAGTGCACGTACAGGAAAATTAATAACGCTATAA